Proteins from a single region of Fodinicurvata sediminis DSM 21159:
- a CDS encoding phospholipase D-like domain-containing protein — MTIEDCCWTTRPANRAAVIVDGAEYFAVLREAMLQANSHVYFIGWDFERKATLLHPHESGDSDPQAPAQLGRFLKYLVQRKPELTVRVLRWSSSVLLNLGRELQTIIRLGWAGSPQIVYRLDGHHPTIACHHQKLVIIDDCIAFCGSIDLVGDRWDTTEHKPDDPRRRRGRERFGPRHEAAMVLDGKAAEALAELARLRWHEAVGEDLPRAQVESDPWPRFLKADFNNVEIGIARTLPDYQDQTEAREIEAVNLEAIRFAQDFLYIENQYFASRRVTEALAKRLQEPDGPDVVVINPEKGEDMLEEASMDAARRFAVHYLRKHDRHGHFAIYTPCNQANEAIYVHSKVMIVDDRLLRIGSSNLNNRSMGFDTECDVVIDAQVNARAGRDSRAITARIRDLRTRLMAEHLGVTPEELDDTFRDKGRLLATIESLRASSGRRLAHLDVPEPEDENLLVELQLGDPERPQKPKRLAKHHLLRQLGLD, encoded by the coding sequence ATGACGATTGAGGACTGCTGCTGGACAACGCGGCCGGCCAATCGCGCCGCCGTCATCGTCGATGGTGCCGAGTATTTTGCCGTGCTGCGCGAAGCCATGCTGCAGGCGAACAGCCATGTCTACTTCATTGGATGGGATTTCGAACGCAAGGCAACCCTGCTTCATCCACACGAGAGCGGTGATAGCGACCCTCAGGCTCCTGCCCAGCTGGGGCGGTTCCTGAAGTATCTTGTCCAGCGCAAACCGGAGCTGACCGTTCGTGTCCTGCGCTGGAGCAGCTCGGTGCTCTTGAACCTGGGCCGCGAGCTGCAAACGATCATCCGCCTGGGTTGGGCAGGATCACCACAGATCGTTTATCGTCTCGATGGTCACCACCCGACCATCGCATGTCATCACCAGAAGCTGGTTATCATAGATGACTGCATTGCCTTCTGCGGTTCCATAGATCTTGTCGGAGACCGTTGGGACACGACAGAGCACAAACCTGATGATCCGCGGCGCCGACGAGGACGGGAACGCTTCGGCCCACGACATGAAGCCGCCATGGTGCTCGACGGCAAGGCGGCTGAGGCACTGGCCGAACTGGCACGCCTGCGTTGGCACGAAGCCGTCGGCGAGGACCTGCCGAGAGCGCAGGTTGAAAGCGACCCCTGGCCCCGTTTCCTGAAGGCCGATTTCAACAATGTCGAGATTGGGATTGCGCGAACACTCCCCGACTATCAGGACCAAACCGAAGCCCGGGAAATCGAGGCCGTAAACCTGGAAGCCATCCGCTTCGCACAGGATTTTCTTTATATTGAAAACCAGTATTTCGCCTCACGCCGGGTCACCGAAGCCCTGGCAAAACGTCTGCAGGAACCAGACGGGCCGGATGTGGTGGTCATCAACCCCGAGAAGGGCGAGGACATGCTGGAAGAGGCTTCGATGGATGCGGCCCGGCGCTTTGCCGTGCATTATCTTCGAAAACACGACCGTCATGGACACTTCGCGATCTACACGCCCTGCAATCAGGCGAACGAAGCGATCTACGTGCACTCCAAGGTCATGATTGTCGATGACCGCCTTCTTCGCATTGGCTCGAGCAACCTCAACAATCGTTCCATGGGTTTCGATACGGAATGCGACGTGGTCATCGATGCCCAGGTGAATGCGCGTGCTGGACGGGACAGCAGGGCCATCACGGCACGGATAAGGGATTTGCGCACACGTCTCATGGCAGAGCATCTTGGCGTTACACCTGAAGAGCTCGATGACACCTTCAGGGACAAGGGCCGCCTGCTGGCAACCATTGAAAGTTTGCGTGCGTCCAGTGGTCGGCGACTTGCCCATCTGGACGTGCCTGAACCGGAAGACGAGAACCTGCTTGTCGAATTGCAGTTGGGTGATCCGGAACGGCCACAGAAGCCCAAACGTCTGGCCAAGCACCACCTGTTGCGCCAGCTTGGACTGGATTGA
- a CDS encoding EndoU domain-containing protein has product MSCSFLRLVSAGNLLAITLFLASVLPQAGSAMEPVDCSSAQPYWSQTEPSLNLVHIFCGEINSRGKPVGYHARFQGKDPDTARVKQILDPANTAGVYTARIEVRDNGSWKEKFSSFFPDRLDQGEVVRLILSAYEGSGGGQRWEGASGAGFRVQGYEIEVEGETRINTAYPLYQ; this is encoded by the coding sequence ATGTCATGTTCATTTCTAAGGCTGGTGTCGGCTGGTAACTTGCTGGCCATTACGCTTTTTCTTGCCTCAGTCCTTCCCCAGGCCGGATCGGCCATGGAGCCCGTGGACTGTTCCAGTGCCCAGCCTTACTGGTCGCAGACAGAGCCAAGTCTGAACCTCGTTCATATCTTCTGTGGAGAAATCAACAGCCGCGGCAAGCCGGTCGGCTACCACGCGCGGTTCCAGGGCAAGGACCCGGATACGGCACGCGTGAAACAAATCCTGGATCCAGCCAACACTGCCGGTGTTTATACCGCCAGGATCGAAGTACGGGACAATGGAAGCTGGAAAGAGAAGTTCTCCTCGTTCTTTCCGGACAGATTGGACCAAGGCGAAGTAGTGCGCCTGATCCTGTCTGCCTATGAGGGGAGTGGTGGTGGACAGCGCTGGGAAGGTGCCAGTGGCGCTGGCTTTCGCGTGCAAGGCTATGAGATTGAGGTCGAGGGCGAGACCCGCATCAATACCGCCTATCCACTCTATCAATGA
- a CDS encoding YdcH family protein: MSTLSHIEALQDKHAQLEKTIEREQLRPDPDEVRIHELKREKLKIKDEINALNGAGSMNGRAAGNGVARH, translated from the coding sequence ATGTCGACGCTGTCACACATCGAGGCGTTACAGGATAAGCATGCTCAGCTTGAGAAGACCATCGAGCGGGAGCAGCTGAGACCTGATCCCGATGAAGTGCGCATCCATGAATTGAAACGCGAAAAACTCAAGATCAAGGACGAGATCAATGCTCTGAACGGGGCCGGTTCCATGAATGGTCGAGCAGCCGGCAATGGGGTTGCCCGTCACTGA
- a CDS encoding UbiX family flavin prenyltransferase translates to MTKTFRLIVGITGASGAIYGIRLLQALKELPVESHLVISRSAEMTIGYETDFKLRDVQDLADQVYAFPDVGAAVSSGSFQTEGMIIAPCSIRSMSEIATGVTSNLLTRSADVVLKERRKLVLMLRETPLHSGHLRNLLALSEMGAVIAPPVPAFYHNPQSLDDIINQSVGRALDVFGLESPLVHRWGEADGDTRQIRGGRRRQES, encoded by the coding sequence ATGACAAAAACCTTTCGGCTCATCGTGGGCATTACCGGGGCAAGCGGCGCCATCTACGGCATCCGCCTGCTGCAGGCGCTAAAGGAGCTTCCCGTTGAGAGTCACCTGGTCATTTCACGCTCTGCCGAAATGACCATTGGCTATGAAACAGACTTCAAGCTGAGGGATGTTCAGGACCTTGCCGATCAGGTTTATGCCTTCCCCGATGTCGGAGCTGCCGTTTCAAGCGGTTCCTTTCAGACCGAGGGCATGATCATTGCCCCCTGTTCCATCCGCAGCATGTCGGAGATCGCAACGGGCGTGACCTCCAACCTTCTGACACGCTCGGCAGACGTGGTTCTGAAGGAACGCCGGAAACTGGTGTTGATGCTGCGTGAAACCCCGCTTCACAGCGGACACCTGCGCAACCTGCTGGCGCTCTCCGAAATGGGGGCCGTGATCGCTCCGCCAGTACCCGCCTTTTATCACAACCCGCAAAGCCTGGACGATATCATCAACCAGTCCGTTGGCCGTGCCCTGGATGTTTTCGGCCTGGAGAGCCCGCTTGTGCATCGCTGGGGCGAAGCTGACGGTGATACCAGGCAGATACGGGGCGGACGACGTCGACAGGAGTCCTGA
- a CDS encoding RNA polymerase sigma factor: MSVAERLERYRVRLFGYAFSLTGDREEADDLFQECALRALAAKSVPENEQACRAWLFRVLRNAWIDRTRRRRTAGAVLYDEETREPKEDAQWDFDRTLIDTIAIQQAMQKLSINYREIISLVDLAGFSYAEVAELLEIPTGTVMSRLSRARKALLSQITSAQSCK, encoded by the coding sequence TTGAGTGTTGCGGAACGGCTCGAACGCTATCGCGTAAGGCTTTTCGGCTATGCCTTCAGCCTGACGGGGGATCGTGAGGAAGCCGACGATCTGTTTCAGGAGTGTGCGCTCAGAGCCCTGGCGGCAAAGTCGGTGCCCGAGAACGAGCAGGCCTGTCGAGCCTGGCTGTTCCGCGTGCTTAGGAATGCCTGGATTGACCGGACACGGAGGAGGCGTACAGCCGGCGCCGTCCTGTATGACGAAGAGACAAGAGAACCAAAGGAAGACGCGCAGTGGGATTTTGACCGAACTCTGATCGACACCATTGCCATCCAGCAGGCCATGCAGAAACTGTCCATTAACTATCGTGAAATTATATCGCTCGTTGATCTGGCTGGCTTCTCTTATGCAGAAGTCGCGGAACTTCTTGAAATTCCGACAGGAACCGTCATGAGCCGACTTTCCAGGGCCAGAAAGGCCCTGCTATCCCAAATTACCTCGGCCCAATCCTGCAAGTGA